One window of Spirulina subsalsa PCC 9445 genomic DNA carries:
- a CDS encoding class I SAM-dependent methyltransferase has translation MINPKDIIKNISVEDLCKTADLYFKSIQNPIPQMGKPFSSIIEAPEILYNMANILSGLHLGKTMTILEFAAGTCWFSRYLNQLQCQTICCDVSETALEIGKKLFLEYPIIGELISEPQFLHFDGHTIDLPTESVDRIICHDGFHHIPNQDEVLAELGRVLKNGGIAGFSEPGPIHSQSPQSQYEMKNYKVLENDIILSEIFPIALKHGFTDIKLQLFNHFEISLSDYESLGNSNKELENRILENVRHIMLHRTIFFLYKGDFVPDSRSHIGLAHHITLETKQLNLRKGEPAKITLKITNTGQATWLHQNISDIGVVKIGTHLYDQEGNLINLDFSRHCFNQDIKPNETTENRITVTFDKTGVFQVVIELVSESICWFENIGSKPQTITITVT, from the coding sequence ATGATCAACCCAAAAGATATAATAAAAAATATTTCTGTAGAAGATTTGTGTAAAACAGCAGATTTATATTTTAAATCTATCCAGAATCCAATCCCACAAATGGGTAAACCATTCAGCAGCATTATTGAAGCACCTGAAATTTTGTACAATATGGCCAATATTTTGTCAGGACTACACCTAGGCAAAACCATGACCATCTTAGAATTTGCTGCTGGAACTTGCTGGTTTTCAAGATATTTGAATCAACTCCAATGTCAAACGATTTGTTGCGATGTTTCAGAAACAGCACTTGAAATTGGTAAAAAACTATTTTTAGAGTATCCGATTATTGGAGAATTAATTTCAGAACCTCAATTTTTACATTTTGATGGACATACAATAGACTTACCTACAGAATCTGTGGATAGGATCATTTGCCATGATGGATTTCACCATATCCCTAACCAAGATGAAGTTCTTGCAGAGTTAGGCCGTGTACTAAAAAACGGGGGGATTGCTGGTTTCAGTGAACCGGGACCGATTCACTCACAATCACCTCAATCTCAGTATGAAATGAAAAATTACAAAGTTTTGGAAAATGATATCATTCTATCTGAAATATTTCCCATTGCTCTCAAACATGGTTTCACAGACATAAAATTACAACTTTTTAACCACTTTGAAATTTCATTAAGTGACTACGAATCATTAGGCAATTCTAATAAAGAACTAGAAAATAGAATCCTAGAAAATGTTAGACATATAATGTTACATAGAACCATCTTTTTTTTGTATAAAGGAGATTTCGTACCAGATAGTAGAAGTCATATAGGACTTGCTCACCATATTACTCTTGAAACAAAACAACTCAATCTAAGAAAAGGTGAACCAGCAAAGATTACTCTAAAAATTACTAACACAGGACAAGCAACATGGCTTCATCAAAATATCAGTGACATTGGTGTAGTTAAAATTGGAACCCACTTATACGACCAAGAAGGGAATCTAATTAATCTTGATTTTTCAAGACATTGCTTTAATCAAGATATTAAACCCAATGAAACAACTGAGAACAGAATTACAGTAACATTTGATAAAACTGGAGTTTTTCAGGTTGTAATAGAGTTAGTATCCGAATCCATCTGTTGGTTTGAAAACATAGGATCAAAACCACAAACCATTACTATAACAGTCACATAA
- a CDS encoding glycosyltransferase family 4 protein, producing MKRKVAFVVQRCGVEVGGGAENLCLQIAQHLVDHWDIEILTTCALDYMTWENHYPVGIEEVGGVKIRRFRVSQKRNVKAFNRLSEKLVPRLQSASLEEQETWMKAQGPISQDLIQYVSQHRDNYDTFIFFGYLYATTYFILPLVADKAYLEPLAHDEWTIYMTLWDEFFQKPRGFIFNTPEEKNFVQKRFPQLNIEGPVIGIGVDPPENYSAERFREQYNIQDPFLLYIGRIDPSKGCDELFQYFIHLRNQESQPRKLVLLGKSVMTIPEHPDIIPLGFVEEQTKWDALAACDLLVMPSPYESLSIVLLEAWTMGKAVLVNGRCDVLVGQCRRSNGGLWYENVEEFTVCLEKINDDIKAKLGKQGKNFIDLTCTWLNIQEKYVDKVNNQSTKI from the coding sequence ATGAAGCGGAAAGTAGCGTTTGTCGTGCAACGGTGCGGTGTAGAAGTCGGGGGAGGAGCAGAAAATCTCTGTCTCCAAATTGCTCAACACTTGGTTGACCATTGGGACATCGAAATCTTGACCACCTGCGCCCTCGATTATATGACTTGGGAGAATCATTATCCCGTCGGGATTGAGGAGGTGGGAGGGGTCAAAATTCGGCGGTTTCGCGTTAGCCAAAAGCGGAACGTAAAAGCCTTCAATCGTCTATCCGAAAAGCTTGTACCTCGTCTTCAATCTGCCTCTTTGGAGGAGCAAGAAACTTGGATGAAAGCACAAGGTCCCATCTCCCAAGACCTGATTCAGTATGTTAGTCAGCATCGTGATAATTACGACACTTTTATATTTTTTGGCTACCTTTACGCCACAACCTACTTTATTCTACCCCTAGTGGCAGATAAGGCTTATCTAGAACCCCTGGCTCATGATGAATGGACGATTTACATGACCCTGTGGGATGAGTTTTTCCAGAAACCTCGCGGATTCATCTTCAACACCCCAGAAGAGAAGAATTTTGTCCAGAAACGCTTTCCTCAACTCAATATCGAAGGCCCCGTGATTGGGATTGGAGTTGACCCGCCTGAAAATTACAGTGCAGAGCGTTTTCGTGAGCAGTACAATATCCAAGATCCTTTTTTGCTGTATATTGGCAGGATTGACCCCTCTAAGGGCTGTGATGAATTATTCCAATACTTCATCCATCTCCGGAATCAGGAGTCTCAACCGAGAAAGTTGGTCTTGTTGGGGAAGTCAGTGATGACAATTCCGGAACATCCTGATATTATCCCGTTAGGTTTTGTGGAGGAACAGACGAAATGGGATGCTCTAGCGGCTTGTGACTTGTTGGTGATGCCTTCTCCCTATGAAAGTCTCTCGATTGTATTGTTGGAGGCTTGGACGATGGGGAAAGCGGTATTAGTGAATGGAAGGTGTGATGTTTTAGTGGGGCAATGTAGACGTTCTAATGGAGGATTATGGTATGAGAATGTAGAAGAGTTTACAGTTTGTTTAGAAAAAATAAATGACGACATTAAAGCAAAATTAGGAAAGCAAGGGAAAAACTTTATAGACTTAACCTGCACCTGGCTAAACATTCAAGAAAAATATGTAGACAAGGTGAATAATCAATCAACAAAAATTTGA
- a CDS encoding glycosyltransferase family 4 protein yields the protein MQPIALVVPWWGQDLKGGAEQQAYQVATRLQKRGHPVEVLTTCCRAFQENWAVNHYPPGVKTEAGLKVRRFPVNPRNAQAFDQINSVLLKLPPEQLKIGVSPLTPKDSAIFAQENINSDPLLQYLKKHQQHYHAFIFLPYLYGIILNGLPLVAERAYLQPCLHNEVYAYLPEVAQIVHRAKGLLFISEGEAQLAQHLYGPGILPKSIVAGAGVEIPLQRDTTLEKIGKFSLKTHPFVLCLGRRDPTKNTDLLIEAYTTFKQKHPDSPLRLVIAGPGNHSYSDLTCGIIDLGLVEENQKTALLSHCQALFQPSRNESYSRVIMEAWFEQRPAAAHRDCLATSLAVSTAKGGWLASTVNEWAELFHTVDQASPAELTQYGKNGQQYAQNHAVWDKVMERYEIALGLVQEEARGEKREFSSTLMGWNLTPQPSPSRTRQLKAIHQLLPNFSYGDAISNQALAIRNYLRSQGYSSEIFTRYVEEKVIKAVQLLPDKKPNPKAGLIYHHSIGSEVTPLALAHPGAKCLIYHNITPAEFFQPFDPKFAQLLAQGRQELPTLAQTFPIAVGDSTYNASELTACGFSNPSVLPIIINPSQWDISPDPQLMASLQDGQKNLLFVSRIAPNKKQDDLVQAFAHYLTLDPEARLILVGWGNKSEPYYCHLLKIIADLNLNDRVIITGKVNETQLLAFYRTAHLFWSMSEHEGFGVPLIESMWFDIPVLAYKSSAVPETLQAAGLMFTHKDDLVSIAALAKLLIHDLDLRDKVIRAQQQQRHRFLPTSIQPYLDTIIHQLEQVF from the coding sequence ATGCAACCCATCGCCCTTGTAGTCCCCTGGTGGGGACAAGACCTCAAAGGAGGAGCCGAACAACAAGCCTATCAAGTCGCCACCCGACTACAAAAGCGAGGACACCCCGTTGAAGTCCTCACCACCTGTTGTCGTGCCTTCCAAGAAAACTGGGCAGTCAACCACTATCCACCTGGCGTAAAAACCGAAGCTGGGCTGAAAGTTCGTCGTTTCCCCGTCAACCCCCGCAACGCCCAAGCCTTTGATCAAATCAACAGCGTCCTCCTCAAACTCCCCCCCGAACAACTCAAAATCGGAGTCTCCCCCCTGACCCCCAAAGACTCCGCCATTTTTGCCCAAGAAAACATCAACTCAGACCCCCTCCTCCAATACCTCAAAAAACACCAACAGCACTACCACGCCTTCATCTTCCTGCCCTACCTCTACGGCATCATCCTGAACGGACTCCCCCTCGTCGCAGAACGCGCCTACCTCCAACCCTGTCTGCACAACGAAGTCTACGCCTACCTCCCCGAAGTCGCCCAGATTGTCCACCGCGCCAAAGGCCTCCTCTTCATCAGCGAAGGAGAAGCCCAACTCGCTCAACATCTCTACGGCCCCGGCATTCTTCCTAAAAGCATCGTCGCCGGAGCAGGTGTAGAAATCCCACTCCAGCGCGACACCACCCTTGAAAAAATCGGCAAATTTTCCCTCAAAACCCACCCCTTTGTCCTCTGTCTCGGTCGTCGTGACCCCACCAAAAACACCGACCTACTCATTGAAGCCTATACCACCTTCAAACAAAAACACCCTGATTCCCCCCTCAGACTCGTTATAGCAGGCCCCGGCAACCACTCCTATAGTGATTTGACCTGTGGCATCATTGACCTCGGCTTAGTCGAAGAAAACCAAAAGACCGCCCTCCTGAGCCACTGTCAAGCCCTCTTCCAACCCAGCCGGAATGAAAGTTACTCCCGCGTCATTATGGAAGCGTGGTTTGAACAACGCCCCGCCGCCGCCCATCGAGACTGTCTCGCCACCTCCCTCGCCGTCTCCACCGCCAAAGGGGGTTGGCTCGCCAGCACTGTCAACGAATGGGCAGAACTGTTTCACACCGTTGACCAAGCCTCTCCCGCAGAACTGACCCAATACGGCAAAAACGGCCAGCAGTACGCCCAAAATCATGCCGTGTGGGACAAAGTAATGGAACGGTATGAAATCGCCCTCGGACTGGTTCAGGAAGAGGCCAGGGGTGAGAAGCGAGAATTTTCCTCCACCCTCATGGGATGGAATCTCACCCCCCAACCGTCCCCCAGTCGAACTCGCCAACTCAAAGCCATTCACCAACTCCTCCCCAACTTTAGTTACGGGGATGCCATCTCCAACCAAGCCCTAGCCATTCGCAACTACCTCCGAAGTCAAGGGTATTCATCGGAAATTTTTACCCGTTATGTTGAAGAAAAAGTCATCAAAGCGGTTCAACTCCTCCCCGACAAAAAGCCCAACCCAAAAGCTGGACTGATTTATCACCACTCCATCGGGTCAGAAGTAACCCCCCTCGCCCTCGCTCACCCCGGGGCCAAATGTCTGATTTACCACAACATCACCCCCGCCGAATTCTTCCAACCCTTTGACCCCAAATTCGCTCAACTCCTCGCCCAAGGTCGCCAAGAACTCCCCACCCTTGCTCAAACCTTCCCCATCGCCGTGGGAGACTCCACCTACAACGCCTCAGAACTAACCGCTTGTGGCTTTAGCAACCCCTCCGTCCTCCCCATTATCATTAACCCCAGTCAGTGGGACATTTCCCCAGACCCCCAGTTAATGGCATCTCTCCAAGATGGTCAGAAAAACCTCCTGTTTGTCAGTCGAATTGCCCCCAACAAAAAACAAGACGACCTCGTACAAGCCTTTGCCCATTACCTCACCCTAGACCCAGAAGCACGACTCATCCTCGTGGGGTGGGGGAACAAGAGCGAACCCTACTACTGTCATCTGCTCAAAATCATCGCAGACCTAAACCTAAATGACCGAGTAATCATCACAGGCAAAGTCAATGAAACTCAACTTCTTGCTTTTTACCGCACCGCTCACCTGTTCTGGTCTATGAGCGAACATGAAGGCTTTGGCGTTCCCCTGATTGAGTCCATGTGGTTTGATATACCCGTCCTTGCCTACAAGAGTAGTGCTGTCCCAGAAACCCTACAAGCCGCAGGACTCATGTTTACCCACAAAGATGACCTGGTTTCGATTGCTGCCCTCGCCAAACTCCTGATCCATGATCTGGACTTGCGTGATAAAGTCATCAGAGCGCAGCAGCAGCAGCGTCATCGATTTTTACCAACGAGCATTCAGCCCTATTTAGACACAATCATTCATCAATTAGAACAAGTTTTCTAA
- a CDS encoding Uma2 family endonuclease produces MTVLILQTRPALDMTEEQFFEFCQINSNYRIERNAKGELLVMSPSGSETGHCKAKLTQQLGNWSDEDGTGIDFDSSAGFRLPNGAERSPDASWVRIEKWQAIPPQQRQRFAPLCPDFVVELRSPSDNLKPLQEKMEEYLENGASLGWLIDRKNRRVYIYRPESPVECLQSPETLEGDPLLSGFVLKLEKIW; encoded by the coding sequence ATGACTGTCTTAATTCTTCAAACTCGTCCAGCCCTAGACATGACAGAAGAACAGTTTTTTGAATTCTGTCAAATCAACTCTAACTATCGCATTGAGCGAAATGCGAAAGGAGAATTGCTGGTTATGTCCCCGAGTGGCAGTGAAACAGGACATTGTAAGGCGAAATTAACCCAACAATTGGGGAACTGGTCAGATGAAGACGGGACAGGGATTGATTTTGATTCTTCTGCGGGTTTCAGACTGCCTAATGGTGCGGAGCGCTCGCCCGATGCGTCTTGGGTGAGAATAGAGAAATGGCAAGCCATTCCGCCCCAGCAACGCCAACGATTTGCCCCCTTATGTCCTGATTTTGTGGTGGAATTGCGATCGCCTAGTGATAATCTTAAACCGTTACAAGAGAAGATGGAGGAGTATCTAGAAAATGGAGCATCTTTGGGTTGGTTAATCGACCGCAAAAATCGCCGAGTTTATATCTATCGTCCCGAAAGCCCAGTAGAATGTTTACAATCTCCTGAAACGCTCGAAGGAGATCCGCTTTTGTCTGGATTTGTTTTGAAGTTAGAAAAAATTTGGTAG
- a CDS encoding class I SAM-dependent methyltransferase — protein MPNPALNFRQILNKTKRKLRETLAESAEDIFPLCPPLPLPPGVSEEQLFQYLKTVLVADAPPEEMANYCSQDFRRFVYTYGLTQNLTGECLELGANPYFTTFLLREFTPLKLTLANYFGTGFEPIITQTVNFDHFQSKQPESVEIESYHFNIEEDRFPFPDQQFDVVLFCEIIEHLLLDPVSVLREIKRILKPNGTLILTTPNVSRLENVAKMIAGANIYDPYSGYGPYGRHNREYNKHELYLLLTYLGFEIDSLFTADVHQNNGGNYASLSQLKPFLKARENDLGQYIFVRATNAKEGHPKKPSFLYRSYPPEELE, from the coding sequence ATGCCAAATCCTGCCCTCAACTTCCGACAAATCCTGAACAAAACTAAACGCAAACTCAGAGAAACTTTAGCCGAAAGTGCAGAAGACATTTTTCCGCTCTGTCCCCCCCTGCCCCTACCCCCAGGAGTGAGTGAGGAACAACTCTTTCAATATCTCAAAACCGTCCTAGTTGCAGATGCCCCACCGGAAGAAATGGCCAATTACTGTAGCCAAGACTTCCGCCGATTTGTCTATACCTATGGACTGACACAAAACTTAACGGGTGAATGTCTAGAACTGGGGGCAAATCCTTACTTTACAACGTTTCTGCTCCGAGAATTTACTCCCCTAAAACTGACATTAGCCAATTACTTCGGCACTGGATTTGAGCCAATTATTACCCAAACCGTTAATTTTGATCACTTTCAATCCAAGCAACCCGAATCTGTTGAGATTGAATCCTATCATTTTAATATTGAAGAAGACCGATTTCCTTTTCCAGATCAACAGTTTGATGTAGTCCTTTTTTGTGAAATTATTGAACACCTTTTACTTGACCCTGTTTCCGTCCTGCGAGAAATTAAACGCATTTTAAAACCCAACGGAACACTGATTTTAACCACTCCCAACGTCAGTCGCTTAGAAAACGTAGCTAAAATGATAGCGGGAGCGAATATTTATGACCCCTACTCTGGCTATGGTCCCTATGGCCGACACAACCGAGAATACAACAAGCATGAGCTTTATTTACTCCTCACCTACCTCGGTTTTGAAATTGATAGCTTATTTACCGCCGATGTCCATCAAAACAATGGTGGAAACTATGCTTCCCTATCCCAACTCAAACCCTTCTTAAAAGCCAGAGAAAATGATCTGGGACAATATATCTTTGTCCGTGCCACTAACGCTAAAGAAGGTCATCCTAAAAAGCCATCATTCCTCTACCGAAGTTATCCCCCAGAGGAGTTAGAATGA